The genome window TACTTAATTCATGATGTGCTTGGAATTTTCAGTCTGATTCATCACAAAAGAGCTAAAGATAATCTCAACATTGTTGAGTATTTCTTCTGGCTGCTTTTGGCTAATTTTAACAACTATCTGTTTTTGAATTTGAAATCTTAATTGCAATTTGATTTTTGGTTCTAATATTAGACTGACTGATGCGCATTTTAATTAAAATAACGTGCATTTTTTATATTATACTGTGGTATACTATGTTATACTATGGAACAAAGCACGATCAAGCTTTCTAAAAAGCTCAAAAATGATCTCAGAAAACAAATGAACCACCCAGGGGAAACCTATGAAACAGTAATTGCTAGACTCTTAAAAATTACTCAAGAAGATGATATACTAAGCAAAGCCGTAATCAAGAACATCGAAGAGGGTGTTGCAGACATTAAGGCAGGACGTGTGTATACATCAGAACAAGTGAAAAAAAAATTAGGACTAAAATAGGATGACTTGGGAAGTCATTTGGTCTGAGAAATCTGTCAAACAATTAGGAAAAATTGATGCTAAAAATGCGCAAAAAATTTATGATTCAGTACTAGGTTGTGTAAAAGAGCCATTTCAAGCTGTGACCAGACTAACAAATTCACCATTTTATCGACTTCGAGTAGGAAGTTACAGAGTAATTTTGGATTTGCAGCAAAGCAAAATGATAATCTTTGTTGTGGAAACTGATCATAGAGGAAAAATCTACTAGATGTATTAGCTGAAAATTGATTTTCTTTATTGACAAAGTGGGGAAAAAACTAATTATGCAAAATCCCTCAAGGAAATGGATCTGAATCTAGTTCAATATTGCTGACAACCCTCCGGGCCCGTTTAATCTCTCAATCCAAGTCTTACATGACAAATCCTCAGAGATTAAGACCTATTTAGAATAGTACC of Candidatus Nitrosotenuis sp. DW1 contains these proteins:
- a CDS encoding type II toxin-antitoxin system RelE family toxin, coding for MTWEVIWSEKSVKQLGKIDAKNAQKIYDSVLGCVKEPFQAVTRLTNSPFYRLRVGSYRVILDLQQSKMIIFVVETDHRGKIY